The genomic interval GGCAGAGAAAAGGTTGGCAAAAAAGGTGTTGTAAGAGAAGCTTCTACTCATAAAGAAGTAATTAAGAAAATTGTTGATTTTGCTTTATCACACAAATTAAATATATTAGGTCTTGATTTCTCTCCTATAAAAGGACCAGAAGGAAATATAGAATATTTAATATATTTAAAGAAGGATAACAATACAGAAGAGTTTGATTATAATATTATAGATGAAGTTGTAGATAAATCTCATAGTGATTTATAAAAATTAAATTATTAAATAAGAAATATTAATTTTATAATTACTTTAGATAAACTTCATAGTTAAAGTAAAGGTGTGTTTTGGGGCATGAGAAATATAGGAATTATAATTAATAAAGAAAAAGATAAAGAAAATGAAATTTTAAATTTGGTTATTTTAAAGGTTAAAGAATATCTAAATCCTGATGAAATAAAAGTTATAGACCAATTTTATAAGGGAGATTATAAAGATTTAATGGCTTTAGATCTTTTAATAGTACTTGGTGGAGATGGAACGCTTTTAGGTGTGGCTAGAAAATTCTCTACAGTTATAGATACTCCAATTTTAGGAATTAACATTGGAAATTTAGGCTTTTTAGTTACAGCTGAGATAAGCGAATTAGATGAAGCTTTATATAGAATAAAGGTTGGTGATTATAAAGTAGAGGAAAGAATGTTACTTTCTTGTACTATAGAAGGGGTAACTTGTTCAGAGGAAAGGGCTTTAAATGATATTGTTGTTGCTAGGGGAACATTATCTAGAATGGCACAATATGAGGTCTTTATAAATGATGAACTTTATGCTACTTTTAAAGGGGATGGAGTTATAATTTCTACTCCAGTTGGATCAACAGCCTATTCTTTTTCAGCTGGAGGCCCACTTATAATGCCAGATTTACAAATAGTATCAATAGTCCCTATATGTCCTCATACACCTAATTCAAGACCTATGATAATAGATGGAAATAACAAGGTAAGAGTTAAGCCTCTTATTAATGAATCAGATGTCTTTGTTACAATAGATGGTCAAAAAGCATTAAAGTTAGAAAAACACAATGAAGTTTTAATAAAAAAAGCAAAAGAGTTTTTTAGAATAATTTCATTTGATAATAAAAGTTATTTTAAGGTACTAAGGAAAAAATTGTTTAAGATAGAATAAATATTATGAAGGTGAGTTGAAGATGAAATCTAAGAGACATTCTAAGATAATTGAAATTATAAAATCAACAGCGATAGAAACTCAAGAAGAGTTAGCGGAAGAATTAAAAAAAGCTGGGTTTGATGTTACTCAAGCTACAGTATCTAGAGATATAAAAAATTTAAAACTTGTTAAAAAACAAGATAATAAAGGACACTATAGATACACAATCATAGAAGAAGAAAAAAATGAAATGGTTGATAGATTAAGCAATATATTAGCCAATACTGTAACTTCAGTAGAAAATGTTGATAAGATGGTTGTTGTTAAAACAATATCAGGTTCAGCATCTGCAGCAGCAGAGGCAATAGATACCCTTCATTTAGGTGAAATTGCTGGTACTATAGCAGGAGATAACACAATATTTATATTAGTTAGAAGCTTAGAAAAAGCAGAAACTCTAGTTTCTAGGATACTGGAAATGATAGAAGGATAGTTAAGGAGGAGAAGTATGCTTTTACAATTAACTATAAATAACTTTGCTTTGATAGAAAAAGCATCTTTAGATTTTAAAGAAGGATTCACTATTTTATCAGGAGAAACTGGAGCTGGTAAGTCTATTCTTATAGATGCGATAAATTATGTTCAAGGAAGTAAGTTTAACAAGGACTTAATTAGAACTGGAGAAGAAAAGACTTTTGTAGAGGCTATATTTTCAATAGATGATAATGAGAGGCTTAAAGAAATTTTAGATGATTTAGAAATAGAGTATGATGATACTTTAATAATTTCTAGAGAAACTTTTATAAACGGTAGAAGTAATATAAAGGTTAATGGAAGAAGTATAATAGTAGCTACTTTAAAAAAAATAAGTAGCACACTTCTAGACATACATGGTCAACATAACAATCAAAATTTATTAAATAAAGAAAATCATATAATGTATTTAGATGATTTTGGAGATTCTAAGTTAAGTGAAGATTTAAAAGAATATGGAGAAAAATTCTCAGAGCTTAAGGATATAGAAAGAAAAATAAGTGAATTAAGCAATGAAGGAAAAGATGAAAAACTTTTAAATTATTTAGAATATCAGTTAAATGAAATTGAAGAAGCCAAGCTTAGAAATGGTGAAGAAGAAGAGTTAACAGAAAGATTTAATGTTTTATCTAATGCAGAAAAAATAAAAAATTCACTGGGAATATCATATAATCTATTAAATGGTATTGAAAGCAGTGTAGTGGATTCTTTATCAGTAGTAAATAGGGAGCTTTCAAATGTTGAAGAGCATTTAGAAAAAATCAAAAATATAAACTCTAAAATAATGGAAATGTACTATGAAATACAAGAAATGGCTAGAGAAATTAGGGATATATGTGATGAAAGTGTTTATGATGGCAATGAATTAGAAGAAATAAATAGCCGTATGTTTAAGATTGCTGCATTAAAGAAGAAGTATGGAAATAGTATAGCCGAAATCTTAGAATATAAAAATAATATTTTATCTCAAATAAATAATATTAAAAACTCAGAAAAAATAATTGAAGATCTTTTAAATGAAAAAAGTAAAGTTGAGAATGTTTTAAGTGAAATAGCTAATAGAATTCATAATAAGAGAATAGAACTTTCAAAAGTTTTAGAAGAAAATATCCATAAAGAACTGGCCTATGTTGGCTTAGGAAAATGTAGATTTGAAGTTCTTATTGAGGAAGATGAAACCTTTAACTTTAAAGGTAAGGACAAAGTACAATTTCTTATATCAACAAATCCTGGTGAACCATTAAAGCCTATGGAAAGAATAGTTTCTGGAGGAGAACTTTCAAGAATAATGTTAGCTTTAAAAGCTGTGTTTATAGATAAGGATAAGATTCCTACAGTTATATTTGATGAAATAGACACCGGTATAAGTGGAAGAGTAGCTCAATCCGTTGGAGAAAAGATGTATGAAATATCAACAAAACATCAAGTTTTTTGTATCACACATCTTCCTCAAATAGCAAGTATGTCGGACAATCATTATATGGTTAGAAAAAAAGTAATAGATAATAAAACTTTTTCAAAGGTTGAACCTATAACTTATAATCAAAAAATTGAAGAGGTTGGAAAAATGCTAGGTGGCGTTGAAATGACAAGTAATACATTATTAAATGCTAAAGAGATGATAGAGCTAGCTGATACAAAAAAAGAAACAATTAAGACTTTTCATACATAATAAAGTGATTTTTAATACAAAATAGAACTGTTAAACAGTTCTATTTTTTTTTATTTTAAAACTAATATGAGAATTTTAGTATATTTTAAATTGATTTGGCTAGAATAACAAAGTTAATACAGGATATTATTTTTTTGAAAGGGGCAAATTAAGAATAGAAAAGGAGGAGATAGTTAATGAAAAATATGAACAAAAGAATAAAGATTATATCAATAATAATGATGTCTTTAATATTACTTTTATCCTCTGTAACATTTGCAAGGGATTATTGTGAGAGTAATAATGTTTTTGCAAGTAGCAATTTCTATTCTTTAAATTCTAAGAGTAGTAATGATGAAAAGTTTAAGAACAGATATGGCGTAGCTCTTGTAAATAGTGAACAGGAAAAGAAAGATATAGAGCTTTATGCTGGAGGAAATTCAGTAGGTGTAAGGGTTTCAACAGATGGTGTATTAGCAG from Clostridium perfringens carries:
- a CDS encoding NAD(+)/NADH kinase produces the protein MRNIGIIINKEKDKENEILNLVILKVKEYLNPDEIKVIDQFYKGDYKDLMALDLLIVLGGDGTLLGVARKFSTVIDTPILGINIGNLGFLVTAEISELDEALYRIKVGDYKVEERMLLSCTIEGVTCSEERALNDIVVARGTLSRMAQYEVFINDELYATFKGDGVIISTPVGSTAYSFSAGGPLIMPDLQIVSIVPICPHTPNSRPMIIDGNNKVRVKPLINESDVFVTIDGQKALKLEKHNEVLIKKAKEFFRIISFDNKSYFKVLRKKLFKIE
- the recN gene encoding DNA repair protein RecN, whose product is MLLQLTINNFALIEKASLDFKEGFTILSGETGAGKSILIDAINYVQGSKFNKDLIRTGEEKTFVEAIFSIDDNERLKEILDDLEIEYDDTLIISRETFINGRSNIKVNGRSIIVATLKKISSTLLDIHGQHNNQNLLNKENHIMYLDDFGDSKLSEDLKEYGEKFSELKDIERKISELSNEGKDEKLLNYLEYQLNEIEEAKLRNGEEEELTERFNVLSNAEKIKNSLGISYNLLNGIESSVVDSLSVVNRELSNVEEHLEKIKNINSKIMEMYYEIQEMAREIRDICDESVYDGNELEEINSRMFKIAALKKKYGNSIAEILEYKNNILSQINNIKNSEKIIEDLLNEKSKVENVLSEIANRIHNKRIELSKVLEENIHKELAYVGLGKCRFEVLIEEDETFNFKGKDKVQFLISTNPGEPLKPMERIVSGGELSRIMLALKAVFIDKDKIPTVIFDEIDTGISGRVAQSVGEKMYEISTKHQVFCITHLPQIASMSDNHYMVRKKVIDNKTFSKVEPITYNQKIEEVGKMLGGVEMTSNTLLNAKEMIELADTKKETIKTFHT
- a CDS encoding arginine repressor; protein product: MKSKRHSKIIEIIKSTAIETQEELAEELKKAGFDVTQATVSRDIKNLKLVKKQDNKGHYRYTIIEEEKNEMVDRLSNILANTVTSVENVDKMVVVKTISGSASAAAEAIDTLHLGEIAGTIAGDNTIFILVRSLEKAETLVSRILEMIEG